GTTCAAGAACCAATTTACTGACGCCAGCTTTTATGCATCATTTCCTCAATTATCCCGACTTCCGTGGTAGtagtaattcaaataatataatGTGCTGTAACTTAAGAATGTATTTCAATgttagaaattattatttttatttcacatccattttttggtttcttaatttcacgtttcttattttttgtcatttcatcAGATACTACCTTTGAAAGGTTATCTCCAGAGCAAAGCGTCATCTGCCTTTGGCCGATGGAGTCGCCAATCGTCAACCACAGTGATACTCTACGCCCTGCCGCTAGTCTTGTTGATAGTCTTAACGCGTGATAATGAAGGGCAGCGATCTACCGACCTGGTAGCCCAGAAAGTGGCAGAAATCTACGAAAACGACCACGTCATCATCGCGTTCGTTAGTTGTTGATATTATCCGTTCAATCAGCCATGTCAAcgtgtttctttatttgtcGTATATAAAACAGTGGAGTTGGCAATCGATCTCAATATGAGTACTGGGATCGGCCGGATCGTCACGTCGATCTAGCCTTGATCCGCGGCGACGAAGAGAAGGGCATTCCGGCTCTCAAGACGATTCTCTTCTGGAACGGCCTGTTTTACTATCCAGACTACGCCTTTGGCAGAGGACGGCAACCTTTCATCGATGCCAAATGCCCCGTCACCACATGCCTGGCCACCGACGATCCTTACTTACTGGACTCGGTGGACCAGTACGACGCCGGTTTGTCAAAATGGTTTTtgagttttgttttcgttatGTGCTTCTTTCTTGACTGAGCTATTGTTGGTTTTGGCATTCTAGTCATGTTTCACTGGCCATCACTTTGTGACTATCCATATGTTGCATCCCGTTCCGAACATCAGCTTTTCGTCATGGTCTCGGACGAGTCACCTCAGGTATAATTTTCCGTTTTATTtatgtggttttttttgtatgaGAAAATTGGGAAtggccatgttttttttttttttaagaatttctgAGGAATTTTATAatgcgaaaaaaaagaaagaaagaatttgtttcATCAATCATGTTGTCAAAtaaggacttttttttaaatcaatgttttatcattattatttggttCTTTCTAGTGGCGTTTTTCGGGGTACAAGCTGCCATTCTacaaagattttttcaatctGACCATGACGTATCGGAGAGACTCGGACATTGAATGGCCGTACGGACAGGTGGAGGTTTTGCCTTCAGCGCCCATCGGTGAAGAGGAACTGTTGATTGCCCGTCGCAACGTTACCCGTAACTACGCGGCCGGAAAGAGCAAATTGGCCGTTTGGTTTGTCTCCCACTGCAAAACTGACTCTCGGTAATGAAACTTGACTTTTTGAGAGATTAGagctttaaaataattcagttTTAGTATAGAAACGATTTAATTAATTCGAGAAAATAACTTTTGTTTGGAAATATTAGGCGAGAATTCTACGTTCACGTTCTAAAGCAGCACAGTCGCATCGACATTTTCGGCAAGTGCGGTAAACCGTTTTGTTCATTCGATCAACTGAACGATTGCTACCAGCGGATCGAGATCGATTACAAGTTCTACCTCTCTTTCGAAAATTCTCTCTGCCGCGATTACATAACCGAAAAATTCTTCAATCTTCTCGATCGAAATATCGTCCCCATCGTCTACGGAGCGGGCAACTATGAAGCCATTGCGCCGCCACACTCTTACATCGACGCCCTTAAATACACGCCAGTTCAATTGGCGAAATACCTCGACATTCTCGACAAAAACGATACCCTCTACAACGAGTACTTTTGGTGGAAACCTTTCTACAAGTTAGTAGGactaaataatattttaaaattatatccCTTAGAATCTTTTCATTCTTGTAATAGATCGCATTACGACTACAAAGAGATGGCCAACATTGCGTTTTGTCAGCTTTGTCAGCAGCTCAATCAACCCCGGACACATGTTCAATGGTATCACGACATTGACGCGTGGTATGACGGTGGAAATCATTGCCACAAACCTAATCGCTTCAAAGTACCGTATACATTTTCTTACCTTAAATTATGATTGGTAGAATGTAGCTCATTAATTAATTTCGatgatttatttgatgtttttagGTCCCCATCAAACAATTCGACTTTGATAATTACACCATACCCGCTGATGCAGTTGTTAAAATTCCGTTGTAGGAATTAATAATTTCACgatggatttctttttatctcccTTCGGGCCGCTCATTTCGTGAG
This region of Daphnia pulex isolate KAP4 chromosome 9, ASM2113471v1 genomic DNA includes:
- the LOC124201887 gene encoding alpha-(1,3)-fucosyltransferase C-like isoform X2, with product MAARREIRHILPLKGYLQSKASSAFGRWSRQSSTTVILYALPLVLLIVLTRDNEGQRSTDLVAQKVAEIYENDHVIIAGVGNRSQYEYWDRPDRHVDLALIRGDEEKGIPALKTILFWNGLFYYPDYAFGRGRQPFIDAKCPVTTCLATDDPYLLDSVDQYDAVMFHWPSLCDYPYVASRSEHQLFVMVSDESPQWRFSGYKLPFYKDFFNLTMTYRRDSDIEWPYGQVEVLPSAPIGEEELLIARRNVTRNYAAGKSKLAVWFVSHCKTDSRREFYVHVLKQHSRIDIFGKCGKPFCSFDQLNDCYQRIEIDYKFYLSFENSLCRDYITEKFFNLLDRNIVPIVYGAGNYEAIAPPHSYIDALKYTPVQLAKYLDILDKNDTLYNEYFWWKPFYKSHYDYKEMANIAFCQLCQQLNQPRTHVQWYHDIDAWYDGGNHCHKPNRFKVPIKQFDFDNYTIPADAVVKIPL
- the LOC124201887 gene encoding alpha-(1,3)-fucosyltransferase C-like isoform X1, translated to MAARREIRHILPLKGYLQSKASSAFGRWSRQSSTTVILYALPLVLLIVLTRDNEGQRSTDLVAQKVAEIYENDHVIIAGVGNRSQYEYWDRPDRHVDLALIRGDEEKGIPALKTILFWNGLFYYPDYAFGRGRQPFIDAKCPVTTCLATDDPYLLDSVDQYDAVMFHWPSLCDYPYVASRSEHQLFVMVSDESPQWRFSGYKLPFYKDFFNLTMTYRRDSDIEWPYGQVEVLPSAPIGEEELLIARRNVTRNYAAGKSKLAVWFVSHCKTDSRREFYVHVLKQHSRIDIFGKCGKPFCSFDQLNDCYQRIEIDYKFYLSFENSLCRDYITEKFFNLLDRNIVPIVYGAGNYEAIAPPHSYIDALKYTPVQLAKYLDILDKNDTLYNEYFWWKPFYKLVGLNNILKLYPLESFHSCNRSHYDYKEMANIAFCQLCQQLNQPRTHVQWYHDIDAWYDGGNHCHKPNRFKVPIKQFDFDNYTIPADAVVKIPL